A section of the Ornithinimicrobium sufpigmenti genome encodes:
- a CDS encoding excinuclease ABC subunit UvrA: MTAVDASPHPADTHDTIQVRGARVNNLRDVDVDLPKRRLTVVTGVSGSGKSSLVFGTIAAESRRLINETYSSFVQAFMPTAARPDVDHLHGLTAAIVIDQERMGQNPRSTVGTATDALAWLRVIFSRLSTPHVGPSAAFSFNTASASGQGAVTVQKGPGKPTKEVKRFQVLGGMCPDCEGMGTQAAIDEDVVVDRSKSLAEGAILLPGYPPDSWGWKAYAENGRLDPGKRLSDYTAEEWDWLMHAEPTKVKVAGINMTYLGLVPRIRQTLFGERPPKQAHMIAFKDKVATTGPCPACGGTRLNEPARTATVRGTTLPECCDWEISDLLAWVEALDEPSVAPVQQALAEMLRAMVDIGLGYLSLSRASGTLSGGESQRVKMVRHLGSALTDVTYVFDEPTVGLHPHDIARMNTLLGQLRNSGSTVLVVEHKPEVIDIADHVVDIGPGAGSDGGEVVYAGPRAGLEASGSVTGRLLDRRPTLRDPVREGTAYLEIRDARRNNLTGVDVDIPLGVLVAVTGVAGSGKSSLVHGSLTGREEVLVVDQSAIRGSRRSNPATYSGLLDPIRTAFAKENGVKAALFSPNSEGACPACSGYGVIYTELPGMPPVVTPCEACGGRRFQEEVLSYTLHGLAIDEVLRLSVAEAAEVFTTGKAATILRRLLDVGLPYLKLGQTLTSLSGGERQRLKLASQLRTSPVVVLDEPSSGLHLADTDTLLAMLHGLVDDGTSVIVIEHNLAVVSQADWIIDVGPGAGHEGGRIIFEGTPAQMVELGDTLTAQYLRERLGR, encoded by the coding sequence ATGACTGCCGTCGACGCCAGCCCGCACCCGGCCGACACCCACGACACCATCCAGGTCCGGGGCGCGCGGGTCAACAACCTCCGGGACGTCGACGTCGACCTGCCCAAGCGGCGCCTCACCGTGGTGACCGGGGTCTCGGGGTCGGGCAAGTCCTCGCTCGTCTTCGGCACCATCGCCGCGGAGTCGCGGCGGCTGATCAACGAGACCTACTCCTCCTTCGTGCAGGCCTTCATGCCGACCGCCGCCCGCCCCGACGTCGACCACCTGCACGGGCTGACGGCCGCGATCGTCATCGACCAGGAGCGGATGGGCCAGAACCCCCGCTCGACCGTCGGCACCGCCACCGACGCCCTGGCCTGGCTGCGGGTGATCTTCAGCCGGCTGTCCACGCCCCATGTGGGCCCGTCGGCGGCGTTCTCCTTCAACACCGCCTCGGCCTCCGGCCAGGGTGCCGTCACGGTGCAGAAGGGGCCGGGCAAGCCGACCAAGGAGGTCAAGCGCTTCCAGGTCCTGGGCGGCATGTGTCCCGACTGCGAGGGCATGGGCACGCAGGCGGCCATCGACGAGGACGTCGTGGTCGACCGCAGCAAGAGCCTGGCCGAGGGCGCCATCCTGCTCCCCGGTTACCCACCCGACTCGTGGGGCTGGAAGGCGTATGCCGAGAACGGCCGGCTCGACCCCGGCAAGCGGCTCAGCGACTACACCGCCGAGGAGTGGGACTGGCTCATGCACGCCGAGCCGACGAAGGTGAAGGTCGCCGGCATCAACATGACCTACCTCGGCCTGGTCCCGCGCATCCGCCAGACCCTCTTCGGCGAGCGTCCGCCGAAGCAGGCGCACATGATCGCCTTCAAGGACAAGGTCGCGACCACGGGCCCGTGCCCGGCGTGCGGGGGCACCCGGCTCAACGAGCCGGCCCGCACCGCGACCGTCCGCGGCACCACCCTGCCCGAGTGCTGCGACTGGGAGATCAGCGACCTGCTGGCCTGGGTGGAGGCCCTCGACGAGCCCAGCGTGGCGCCGGTGCAGCAGGCGCTGGCCGAGATGCTGCGCGCGATGGTCGACATCGGCCTGGGCTACCTCTCGCTCTCCCGCGCCTCCGGCACCCTCTCCGGCGGGGAGTCGCAACGGGTCAAGATGGTTCGCCACCTGGGCTCGGCGCTCACCGACGTCACCTACGTCTTCGACGAGCCCACCGTCGGCCTGCACCCGCACGACATCGCCCGGATGAACACATTGCTCGGCCAGCTGCGCAACTCCGGCAGCACCGTCCTGGTGGTCGAGCACAAGCCCGAGGTCATCGACATCGCGGACCACGTGGTCGACATCGGCCCCGGGGCGGGCAGCGACGGCGGTGAGGTCGTGTATGCCGGACCGCGCGCGGGCCTGGAGGCCTCCGGGTCGGTGACGGGTCGCCTGCTGGACCGGCGACCCACCCTGCGCGACCCGGTGCGGGAGGGCACGGCATACCTGGAGATCCGGGACGCGCGGCGCAACAACCTGACCGGCGTGGACGTGGACATCCCGCTCGGGGTCCTGGTCGCGGTGACCGGGGTCGCCGGGTCGGGCAAGAGCTCGCTCGTGCACGGGTCGCTGACCGGCCGGGAGGAGGTGCTCGTCGTCGACCAGTCGGCGATCCGCGGGTCCCGGCGGTCCAACCCGGCGACCTACAGCGGGCTGCTCGACCCGATCCGCACGGCGTTCGCCAAGGAGAACGGCGTCAAGGCCGCCCTGTTCAGCCCCAACTCCGAGGGCGCCTGCCCCGCGTGCAGCGGCTATGGGGTGATCTACACCGAGCTGCCCGGTATGCCGCCCGTCGTCACCCCCTGCGAGGCGTGCGGCGGACGCCGCTTCCAGGAGGAGGTGCTGTCCTACACGCTGCACGGGCTGGCGATCGACGAGGTGCTGCGGCTGTCCGTGGCCGAGGCGGCGGAGGTGTTCACGACCGGTAAGGCGGCGACGATCCTGCGCCGGCTGCTGGACGTCGGGTTGCCCTACCTCAAGCTCGGCCAGACGCTGACCAGCCTCTCCGGCGGGGAGCGCCAGCGGCTCAAGCTGGCCTCGCAGCTGCGGACCTCGCCGGTCGTCGTGCTCGACGAGCCGTCCTCCGGGCTGCACCTCGCTGACACGGACACCCTCCTGGCGATGCTGCACGGGCTCGTCGACGACGGCACCAGCGTCATCGTCATCGAGCACAACCTGGCCGTGGTGAGCCAGGCCGACTGGATCATCGACGTCGGGCCCGGCGCCGGCCACGAGGGTGGGCGGATCATCTTCGAGGGCACCCCGGCACAGATGGTCGAGTTAGGCGACACGCTCACCGCCCAGTACCTGCGCGAGCGGCTGGGCCGTTGA
- a CDS encoding LLM class flavin-dependent oxidoreductase — MKRIGFLSFGHWTPHPQSAAQSASDVLLQSIDLAVATEELGGDGAYFRVHHFARQLASPFPLLAAVGARTERIEIGTGVIDMRYENPLYMVEDAGAADLISGGRLQLGISRGSPEQVIEGYGYFGYRPAEGETDADMARRHTATFLQALAGEGFAEPNPRPMFPNPPGLLRLEPHSEGLRDRIWWGAGSRATAEWAGQQGMNLMSSTLLTEDAGVPFHQLQAEQIRLFHDAWTAAGHTREPRTSVSRSIFPLVTEQDHAYFGLERRSSDQVGMLEGGRAIFGKTYAAEPEELVRQLAEDEAIAAADTLLLTVPNQLGVDYCAHIVEQVLEVAKDPALGWR; from the coding sequence ATGAAGCGCATCGGCTTTCTCTCCTTCGGGCACTGGACCCCGCACCCGCAGTCGGCGGCGCAGTCGGCGTCGGACGTGCTGCTGCAGTCGATCGACCTGGCGGTGGCGACCGAGGAGCTGGGCGGTGACGGCGCCTACTTCCGGGTGCACCACTTCGCCCGGCAGCTGGCCTCGCCGTTCCCGCTGCTCGCGGCGGTCGGGGCCCGGACCGAGCGGATCGAGATCGGCACCGGCGTCATCGACATGCGCTACGAGAACCCGCTCTACATGGTCGAGGACGCCGGCGCCGCCGACCTCATCTCCGGCGGTCGGCTGCAGCTGGGCATCAGCCGAGGCTCGCCGGAGCAGGTGATCGAGGGCTACGGCTACTTCGGCTACCGGCCCGCCGAGGGCGAGACCGACGCCGACATGGCGCGCCGGCATACCGCGACCTTCCTGCAGGCGTTGGCGGGTGAGGGCTTCGCCGAGCCGAACCCGCGCCCGATGTTCCCCAACCCGCCCGGGCTGCTGCGGCTCGAGCCGCACTCCGAGGGGCTGCGCGACCGCATCTGGTGGGGCGCCGGGTCGCGCGCGACCGCCGAGTGGGCCGGGCAGCAGGGGATGAACCTGATGAGCTCGACGCTGCTCACCGAGGACGCCGGAGTGCCCTTCCACCAGCTGCAGGCCGAGCAGATCCGGCTCTTCCACGACGCCTGGACGGCTGCCGGGCACACCCGCGAGCCGCGGACCTCCGTCTCGCGCAGCATCTTCCCGCTGGTCACCGAGCAGGACCACGCCTACTTCGGGCTGGAGCGGCGCAGCTCGGACCAGGTCGGGATGCTGGAGGGCGGACGGGCGATCTTCGGCAAGACCTACGCGGCCGAGCCCGAGGAGCTGGTGCGCCAGCTCGCCGAGGACGAGGCGATCGCCGCCGCGGACACCCTCCTGCTCACCGTGCCCAACCAGCTCGGCGTGGACTACTGCGCCCACATCGTCGAGCAGGTGCTCGAGGTGGCCAAGGACCCGGCGCTGGGCTGGCGCTGA
- a CDS encoding glycosyltransferase, which yields MADQPLPSSPADPGASRRPGTSKVVVAAVGSRGDVVPFANLAARLAAAGHDVTLVTHAAYGHLADPSLRLAPVASDPKALLAGPAARAVRRASPRGLNRTRHHFADFLHAAQEPARAVLPGVDLLIASTFAVAAVDEALRQSVPVVRAHMWPEYPGLAGPMPLLPYGWLLPGPARRLARAGLRRAEPFLGGLDGWWERGRLHLVARHPVGLTTATLGALYAFSPHLVAPLPPDGVVTGWWTDPDPARLSPEVAQALDDGDDWIYVGFGSMEQDDPEELLGRVGAACDRLGVRAVVQLGQVRGRPHPRLLCIGEEPHDELFGRTRAVVHHGGAGTTGSVVRSGVPSVVVPHFADQFYWASRLHALGVAPRPVPRLFSSERVLAGRIEDALAPRMARRAAELADRVRTEDGTGHAVRQVEQWLAEARS from the coding sequence ATGGCCGATCAGCCCTTGCCGTCCTCCCCGGCCGACCCAGGGGCTTCGCGGAGACCAGGGACGAGCAAGGTGGTGGTCGCGGCCGTCGGCAGCCGTGGGGACGTCGTGCCGTTCGCCAACCTGGCCGCCCGTCTCGCCGCGGCCGGCCACGACGTCACCCTGGTCACGCACGCGGCCTACGGCCATCTGGCCGACCCCTCGCTCCGCCTCGCGCCGGTGGCTAGCGACCCGAAGGCGCTGCTGGCGGGTCCGGCCGCACGAGCGGTGCGCAGGGCCAGCCCTCGGGGGCTCAACCGCACGCGTCACCACTTCGCCGACTTCCTGCACGCCGCGCAGGAGCCGGCCCGGGCGGTCCTGCCCGGTGTCGACCTGCTCATCGCCTCGACGTTCGCCGTCGCGGCCGTCGACGAGGCGCTGCGGCAGTCCGTGCCCGTCGTCCGCGCCCACATGTGGCCGGAGTACCCGGGCCTGGCGGGCCCGATGCCGCTGCTGCCGTACGGGTGGCTCCTGCCCGGGCCGGCCCGTCGCCTCGCCCGCGCCGGGCTCCGGCGCGCCGAGCCGTTCCTGGGCGGCCTGGACGGCTGGTGGGAGCGGGGGCGGCTGCACCTGGTCGCGCGGCACCCGGTCGGGCTCACGACGGCGACGCTGGGGGCGTTGTACGCCTTCAGCCCGCACCTCGTCGCGCCGCTGCCCCCAGACGGGGTGGTGACCGGGTGGTGGACCGATCCCGACCCGGCCAGGCTCTCACCCGAGGTGGCGCAGGCCCTCGACGACGGGGACGACTGGATCTACGTCGGGTTCGGCTCGATGGAGCAGGACGACCCGGAAGAGCTGCTGGGGCGGGTGGGCGCGGCGTGCGACCGCCTCGGGGTGCGTGCCGTCGTGCAGCTCGGACAGGTGCGCGGTCGTCCCCATCCCCGCCTGCTGTGCATCGGTGAGGAGCCGCACGACGAGCTGTTCGGTCGGACCCGGGCCGTCGTCCACCACGGTGGCGCGGGCACCACGGGCTCCGTCGTCCGCAGCGGCGTCCCCTCCGTGGTCGTCCCGCACTTCGCCGACCAGTTCTACTGGGCCTCCCGGCTGCACGCCCTCGGGGTCGCCCCACGGCCGGTGCCCAGGCTCTTCTCCTCGGAGCGGGTGCTGGCCGGGCGCATCGAGGACGCCCTGGCACCCCGGATGGCCAGGCGCGCCGCCGAGCTCGCCGACCGGGTGCGCACCGAGGACGGGACCGGGCACGCGGTACGACAGGTCGAGCAGTGGCTGGCCGAGGCGAGGAGCTGA
- a CDS encoding MFS transporter yields the protein MSARSALIDLAPLRASAPFRRLWASGLLSGLGQQVAVVAVLFQVWDLTRNPFWVGAIGLAQAVPMIVMGLLGGPLADLFDRRTVGMWSTCGQAGAALLLAAQLVLGAYPLPLLLGLLSLQTACSALGAPARRTFTVRLLPRPLVPAGVALLMLSFQLAMLVGPALGGVLVAAVGPALCYLVNACALAVSCCAVWSLPPMPPRRVVEPEGAEGLDGDEHLDGDGELEAAGPDPVAGPVVGEVATAPGRGALLWGRTRRGLSHLAEGVSLVAKDPVLRGSFLLDLGAMVLSFPVALFPMVNQLLFAGDPRTLGLFMSALAVGGATAGLASGVITRSPRLGRAQLVAVLVWGVALLGVGLGAAAGLAWVVLAALVVAGAADTASVTSRAAMVQLATPDSHLGRVSAVEHVVGVAGPDLGNARAGLVAGLTTPSVAAVLGGAACLAVTGVVALTHREVGRFRVGHPHRP from the coding sequence CTTCCAGGTGTGGGACCTGACCCGCAACCCGTTCTGGGTGGGGGCCATCGGCCTGGCGCAGGCCGTCCCGATGATCGTGATGGGGCTGCTCGGCGGACCGCTGGCCGACCTCTTCGACCGTCGGACGGTGGGGATGTGGTCGACGTGTGGGCAGGCCGGGGCGGCGCTGCTGCTCGCCGCCCAGCTCGTGCTGGGTGCCTACCCGCTGCCGCTGCTGCTCGGGCTGCTCTCGCTGCAGACGGCGTGCAGCGCGCTCGGTGCGCCGGCCCGGCGCACGTTCACCGTGCGGCTGCTGCCCCGGCCCCTGGTCCCCGCAGGCGTGGCCCTGCTGATGCTCTCCTTCCAGCTGGCCATGCTGGTCGGTCCGGCGCTGGGCGGCGTGCTCGTGGCCGCCGTCGGTCCCGCCCTGTGCTACCTCGTCAACGCGTGTGCGCTGGCCGTCTCCTGCTGCGCCGTGTGGAGCCTGCCGCCGATGCCGCCGCGCCGGGTCGTGGAGCCCGAGGGGGCGGAGGGCCTCGATGGGGACGAGCACCTCGACGGGGACGGTGAGCTCGAGGCGGCCGGACCGGACCCGGTGGCAGGCCCGGTGGTGGGCGAGGTGGCGACGGCACCCGGACGCGGGGCCCTGCTGTGGGGCCGCACCCGGCGGGGCCTCAGCCATCTGGCCGAGGGGGTGTCCCTGGTCGCCAAGGACCCGGTGCTGCGCGGCTCGTTCCTGCTCGACCTGGGCGCGATGGTGCTGTCCTTCCCCGTCGCGCTCTTCCCGATGGTCAACCAGCTTCTCTTCGCCGGAGACCCGAGGACCCTCGGACTGTTCATGAGCGCCCTCGCCGTCGGTGGAGCCACCGCCGGCCTGGCCTCAGGGGTCATCACCCGCAGCCCGCGCCTGGGACGGGCCCAGCTGGTCGCCGTCCTGGTCTGGGGTGTGGCCCTGCTGGGTGTCGGCCTCGGCGCGGCGGCCGGGCTGGCCTGGGTCGTGCTCGCCGCGCTGGTGGTCGCCGGCGCCGCTGACACGGCCTCGGTGACCTCCCGCGCCGCCATGGTGCAGCTGGCCACCCCGGACAGCCACCTGGGGAGGGTCTCGGCCGTCGAGCACGTCGTCGGGGTCGCCGGCCCCGACCTCGGCAACGCCCGCGCCGGCCTGGTCGCCGGTCTGACGACGCCGTCGGTGGCGGCCGTGCTCGGGGGCGCGGCCTGCCTCGCCGTCACCGGGGTCGTGGCGCTGACCCACCGCGAGGTCGGCCGCTTCCGCGTCGGTCACCCGCACCGTCCCTGA
- a CDS encoding glycosyltransferase family 39 protein, which produces MAGRGEELTPARRDGVAGARGPATGSTGATGSTGATGATALEPQVSPLRVAAAPMLAVTILLLAVAPRYGPHWDELYFGMLPLQWWYVDQPPLTVWLSWLATQVSDAIWVQRLPAVAAAAAGAFVAGLYPRVLGAGPRAQRLAAWAHAFTVYPLIMGHIFTTAAIDLLAWQVIILLVLRATAGHPRSLVWAGTVAGLAAWNKLLVVVLLLALFVGLLLTDRALLRTRHTVVGVAAFGLLAAPQGLAQLLNGMPMTQVSAGLVEAQGDLVRLALVPALLLFVGPPLLLVWAAGLIDPWRNPGRPGRFLLPTVLLLVAWTLANPSQPHYPAGALLPALAMGWASPWLRARWSPAKRRGVIAANAVVASLVCLPLLPAAEPWLTLQSRINPTIRDQVGWPDYVDQVREARRDGEEVITDTYALAGALHRYGSPEERARVHSGHNALWDLGPPSGDRVLLVGEHAVAQSEAFRTCTPAGTLQARPVAHPQLTDAPMLHCEEPLSDWQTLWPQFRRLSGW; this is translated from the coding sequence GTGGCTGGCCGAGGCGAGGAGCTGACACCCGCGCGCCGTGACGGCGTCGCGGGCGCGAGGGGTCCGGCCACCGGTTCCACGGGTGCCACCGGTTCCACGGGTGCCACGGGTGCCACGGCGCTGGAGCCGCAGGTCAGCCCGCTGAGGGTCGCGGCCGCCCCCATGCTCGCGGTCACGATCCTCCTTCTCGCGGTCGCGCCCCGCTACGGCCCGCACTGGGACGAGCTCTACTTCGGGATGCTGCCGCTGCAGTGGTGGTATGTCGACCAGCCGCCGCTCACCGTGTGGCTGTCCTGGCTGGCCACCCAGGTGAGCGACGCGATCTGGGTGCAGCGCCTGCCCGCGGTGGCGGCCGCGGCCGCGGGCGCCTTCGTGGCGGGCCTCTACCCCCGGGTGCTCGGCGCCGGCCCGCGCGCCCAGCGGCTGGCGGCGTGGGCGCACGCGTTCACGGTCTACCCGCTGATCATGGGGCACATCTTCACGACGGCGGCGATCGACCTGCTGGCCTGGCAGGTGATCATCCTCCTGGTGCTGCGGGCCACCGCCGGACACCCCCGGAGCCTGGTCTGGGCGGGGACGGTCGCCGGTCTCGCCGCGTGGAACAAGCTGCTCGTCGTCGTCCTGCTGCTCGCGCTGTTCGTCGGGCTGCTGCTGACCGACCGTGCCCTGCTGCGGACGCGCCACACGGTGGTCGGCGTGGCCGCCTTCGGGCTGCTGGCAGCCCCCCAGGGCCTGGCCCAGCTGCTGAACGGCATGCCGATGACGCAGGTCTCGGCCGGTCTCGTGGAAGCGCAGGGGGACCTCGTGCGGCTCGCGCTGGTCCCGGCCCTCCTGCTCTTCGTGGGTCCACCGCTCCTGCTCGTGTGGGCGGCCGGGCTGATCGACCCGTGGCGGAACCCGGGGCGGCCGGGACGTTTCCTGCTGCCGACCGTGCTGCTGCTGGTCGCGTGGACACTGGCCAACCCCTCGCAGCCGCACTACCCCGCGGGCGCGCTGCTGCCGGCCCTGGCGATGGGCTGGGCGAGCCCGTGGCTCCGAGCGCGCTGGTCGCCCGCCAAGAGACGAGGCGTCATCGCCGCCAACGCCGTGGTGGCCAGCCTGGTCTGCCTGCCGCTGCTCCCGGCGGCCGAGCCCTGGCTCACGCTCCAGTCGAGGATCAACCCCACCATCCGCGACCAGGTCGGATGGCCCGACTACGTGGACCAGGTCCGCGAGGCCCGACGTGACGGGGAGGAGGTCATCACCGACACCTACGCCCTGGCGGGCGCCCTGCACCGCTACGGCTCACCGGAGGAACGGGCCCGGGTGCACTCCGGTCACAACGCGCTGTGGGACCTCGGACCGCCCTCCGGGGACCGGGTGCTGCTGGTCGGCGAGCACGCCGTGGCGCAGAGCGAGGCCTTCCGCACGTGCACCCCGGCGGGGACGCTGCAGGCCAGGCCGGTCGCGCACCCTCAGCTCACCGACGCGCCGATGCTCCACTGCGAGGAGCCGTTGTCCGACTGGCAGACGCTGTGGCCGCAGTTCCGTCGGCTGAGCGGCTGGTAG